A stretch of the Lytechinus variegatus isolate NC3 chromosome 5, Lvar_3.0, whole genome shotgun sequence genome encodes the following:
- the LOC121414772 gene encoding uncharacterized protein LOC121414772 produces the protein MDASEENSRLGRLLNHAETNAERNCRVKVIAIQNVPHLCIFSISQVLCGTELLYDYGFKKGEEPWKQLASSTRESPTIQVLASSTRESPTNKELASSTRESPTNKELASSTRESPTNKELASSTRESPTNKELALTTRESPTDQALASSIRESPKNKELASSTRESPTNKELASRTRESPTNKELASSTRESPPNKELASSTRESPTNKELASSTRESPPNKELASSTRESPTNKELASSTRESPTNKELASSTRESPTNKELASSTRESPTNKELALTTRESPTDQALASSIRESPTNKELASSTQESPTNKELASRTRESPTNKELASSTRESPPNQALASSTRESPTNKQLASSTRESPTNKELASSTRESPPNQALASSTRESPTNKELASRTRESPTYQALASSIRESPTNKGLASSTRESPTNKGLASSTRESPTNKELASSTRESPTDQALASSTRESPTNKELASRTRESPTNKELASRTRESPTDQALASSVRESPTNKGLASSTRESPINKGLASSTQESPTDQALASSIRESPTNKELASSTRESPTNKELASSKKQSPTDQKVASSTLQSPIQCSSVSDSSSSSESASDSGDEWAPLDRIPETDESDYDSDDEPIPCKRKFRDYNNNNNKKVLQISQAENKLFDLKPIKTEDRHHTLFPSNQIRTSDHGNQPSEKKDEHKVTNHARTNKQTRYRKPHRYCIFCGQMFSKLSDHIQKKHGDHERVKIAMQLPKKHRVAEIRKMRKEGILLQNKLEAKKESPAYKRERLSKKGSEPVMCAICTGFFARTYITRHMRKCAKESESAIHGAGLPVSMLRHEEILAQDTDFVTNIVSRFRKGNRSSQLCTTDPVLLKIGRRLWMKEKRKQSKHAEVRKSVMSDMRRLANLYLHMKESEQTLGKLPTDDGNIADLFKRNNFGHLEEAINTCTTVEDSDSLKDGRSLKAGLKLGLYYLLKASSKILKGLYLIEDDDEGDMKAGEIDKFLSVLELNYNMIFGDAMYALQQGRQEKLRRPESAPNDDDIRRVRDYTAAQIKQLVSERYAFPDLHLYTSLRNNVTCRLTLFNARRGGEPSRLLLKEWEDADKGAWLDKCQIGGLDEIDKALASKLKIAYQSGKGVKHLVSVLFPEDTHEAMHILADEEIRREVGISPTNRFMFPSTGASNDHVSGWHAVNSVCQQLKLTEPENMTATKNRHRVSTIFSLMDVPEMDRGYIYKHLGHSEETNKNIYQAPLAVKALTVVGRRLMDIDEAGSSVGVPTLGPLSPPRVPQSPTKERLDPQNSSRCNDGAGSSGGVSAPGPLCPPRKNPTLVPLNRQEDSSRERRYTRWESGETAQLKEFFKEYFTSTQTKLPSRAEIRKFKMRFPAFRHDVRTIATKVMNEVRKTERLTEERVKRLGIS, from the exons ATGGATGCAAGTGAGGAGAATTCAAGGCTTGGGAGGCTTCTGAACCATGCAGAAACAAATGCTGAGAGGAACTGCAGGGTGAAGGTCATAGCAATTCAAAATGTGCCTCATTTGTGCATATTTAGCATAAG CCAAGTTCTATGTGGCACAGAGCTTTTGTATGATTATGGATTTAAAAAGGGGGAGGAACCATGGAAACAG CTGGCATCAAGTACTCGAGAGTCTCCCACCATCCAAGTGCTGGCATCAAGTACTCGAGAGTCTCCCACCAACAAAGAGCTGGCATCAAGTACTAGAGAGTCTCCCACCAACAAAGAGCTGGCATCAAGTACTAGAGAATCTCCCACCAACAAAGAGCTGGCATCAAGTACTCGAGAGTCTCCCACCAACAAAGAGCTGGCATTAACTACTCGAGAGTCTCCCACCGACCAAGCGCTGGCATCAAGTATTCGAGAGTCTCCCAAAAACAAAGAGCTGGCATCAAGTACTCGAGAGTCTCCCACCAACAAAGAGCTGGCATCAAGGACTAGAGAGTCTCCCACCAACAAAGAGCTGGCATCAAGTACTCGAGAGTCTCCCCCCAACAAAGAGCTGGCATCAAGTACTCGAGAGTCTCCCACCAACAAAGAGCTGGCATCAAGTACTCGAGAGTCTCCCCCCAACAAAGAGCTGGCATCAAGTACTCGAGAGTCTCCCACCAACAAAGAGCTGGCATCAAGTACTCGAGAGTCTCCCACCAACAAAGAGCTGGCATCAAGTACTAGAGAGTCTCCCACCAACAAAGAGCTGGCATCAAGTACTCGAGAGTCTCCCACCAACAAAGAGCTGGCATTAACTACTCGAGAGTCTCCCACCGACCAAGCGCTGGCATCAAGTATTCGAGAGTCTCCCACCAACAAAGAGCTGGCATCAAGTACTCAAGAGTCTCCCACCAACAAAGAGCTGGCATCAAGGACTAGAGAGTCTCCCACCAACAAAGAGCTGGCATCAAGTACTCGAGAGTCTCCCCCCAACCAAGCGCTGGCATCAAGTACTCGAGAGTCTCCCACCAACAAACAGCTGGCATCAAGTACTCGAGAGTCTCCCACCAACAAAGAGCTGGCATCAAGTACTCGAGAGTCTCCCCCCAACCAAGCGCTGGCATCAAGTACTCGAGAGTCTCCCACCAACAAAGAGCTGGCATCAAGAACTAGAGAGTCTCCCACCTACCAAGCCCTGGCATCAAGTATTCGAGAGTCTCCCACTAACAAAGGGCTGGCATCAAGTACTCGAGAGTCTCCCACCAACAAAGGGCTGGCATCAAGTACTCGAGAGTCTCCCACCAACAAAGAGCTGGCATCAAGTACTCGAGAGTCTCCCACCGACCAAGCGCTGGCATCAAGTACTCGAGAGTCTCCCACCAACAAAGAGCTGGCATCAAGGACTAGAGAGTCTCCCACCAACAAAGAGCTGGCATCAAGGACTAGAGAGTCTCCCACCGACCAAGCGCTGGCATCAAGTGTTCGAGAGTCTCCCACCAACAAAGGGCTGGCATCAAGTACTCGAGAGTCTCCCATCAACAAAGGGCTGGCATCAAGTACTCAAGAGTCTCCCACCGACCAAGCGCTGGCATCAAGTATTCGAGAGTCTCCCACCAACAAAGAGCTGGCATCAAGTACTCGAGAGTCTCCCACTAACAAAGAGCTGGCATCAAGTAAAAAACAGTCGCCTACTGACCAAAAGGTGGCATCAAGTACATTGCAGTCACCTATCCAATGTAGCTCAGTATCCGACTCATCAAGCAGTTCTGAGTCTGCTTCTGATTCAGGTGATGAGTGGGCTCCTTTAGATAGAATCCCTGAAACAGATGAATCAgattatgatagtgatgatgaacCCATTCCTTGTAAGAGAAAATTCAGAgattacaacaacaacaacaacaaaaaagttttGCAGATATCGCAAGCCGAAAACAAGTTATTTGATTTGAAACCCATCAAAACAGAAGACCGTCACCATACTCTTTTCCCGAGTAATCAGATCAGAACATCAGATCATGGAAATCAGCCATCAGAGAAGAAAGATGAGCACAAAGTGACTAATCATGCAAGAACAAATAAGCAAACAAGATACAGGAAACCACATAGGTATTGTATCTTTTGTGGGCAGATGTTTTCTAAACTATCTGATCACATACAAAAGAAGCATGGAGATCACGAGCGAGTGAAAATTGCAATGCAACTACCCAAGAAGCATAGAGTTGCGGAGATAAGAAAGATGAGGAAAGAAGGAATCCTACTTCAAAATAAACTTGAGGCCAAGAAGGAATCTCCTGCCTACAAGAGGGAGCGCTTGTCAAAAAAAGGTTCAGAGCCTGTAATGTGTGCGATATGCACTGGATTTTTTGCAAGAACGTACATTACCAGACACATGCGAAAGTGTGCAAAGGAAAGTGAGTCCGCAATTCATGGAGCTGGCTTGCCTGTCAGCATGCTTAGGCATGAGGAAATCTTAGCTCAAGATACTGATTTTGTTACAAACATAGTATCAAGATTTCGAAAGGGCAACCGATCCAGCCAACTTTGCACAACGGATCCTGTCTTGTTGAAAATTGGTAGAAGGCTGTGgatgaaagagaagagaaaacaaaGTAAACACGCAGAAGTAAGAAAATCTGTAATGTCGGATATGAGACGACTGGCAAATTTGTATTTGCACATGAAAGAGAGTGAGCAAACCCTTGGGAAATTACCTACAGATGATGGGAATATTGCAGATTTATTTAAACGAAATAATTTCGGCCATCTTGAGGAAGCCATTAACACATGCACAACAGTTGAAGATTCAGACTCACTTAAAGATGGAAGATCACTGAAAGCTGGCCTCAAGCTGGGATTGTACTATCTATTGAAGGCATCTAGCAAAATCTTGAAAGGCTTGTATCTGATCGAAGATGATGACGAGGGTGATATGAAAGCAGGAGAGATTGATAAGTTTCTTTCCGTATTAGAGCTCAATTACAACATGATCTTTGGAGATGCCATGTATGCCCTCCAGCAAGGCAGACAGGAAAAACTTAGGAGACCAGAGTCAGCTCCAAATGACGATGATATTCGTAGAGTTCGAGACTACACTGCTGCTCAAATCAAACAGCTTGTCAGTGAAAGATATGCCTTCCCAGATTTACATCTTTATACGAGCCTACGTAACAATGTAACTTGCAGACTCACTTTATTCAACGCTAGAAGGGGTGGGGAGCCCAGCCGGTTGTTACTGAAAGAGTGGGAAGATGCTGACAAAGGTGCTTGGCTAGACAAGTGCCAGATTGGTGGTTTGGATGAAATAGACAAGGCACTGGCCAGCAAGCTGAAGATTGCCTACCAAAGTGGAAAGGGAGTGAAGCATTTGGTATCAGTCCTCTTTCCTGAAGACACTCATGAAGCGATGCATATCCTTGCTGATGAAGAGATTAGGCGGGAGGTTGGAATATCTCCCACAAACCGTTTCATGTTTCCAAGTACAGGGGCTTCTAATGACCACGTATCTGGCTGGCATGCCGTCAATAGCGTTTGTCAACAACTCAAACTGACAGAACCAGAAAACATGACGGCAACCAAAAATCGACACAGAGtgagcacaattttttcacTGATGGATGTCCCTGAAATGGATAGGGGTTACATATACAAGCATCTTGGTCATTCAGAGGAAACGAATAAGAATATCTACCAAGCCCCATTGGCAGTAAAAGCTCTGACTGTTGTTGGACGGCGCCTGATGGACATTGATGAAG CCGGATCATCTGTTGGTGTACCAACCCTTGGACCTCTTTCTCCTCCTAGAGTCCCACAGAGTCCCACTAAGGAACGCCTTGATCCTCAAAATTCATCACGATGTAATGATGGAG CTGGATCATCTGGTGGTGTATCAGCCCCTGGACCTCTTTGTCCTCCTAGGAAAAATCCTACCCTGGTACCCCTCAATCGTCAGGAAGATTCATCAAGAG AACGGAGGTACACGAGATGGGAGTCTGGGGAAACGGCTCAACTAAAAGAGTTCTTCAAAGAATATTTCACATCAACTCAAACAAAACTTCCAT CAAGAGCAGAAAttagaaaattcaaaatgagattTCCAGCCTTCAGACATGATGTAAGGACCATAGCAACCAAGGTCATGAACGAGGTGCGGAAGACCGAACGACTGACAGAGGAAAGAGTCAAACGACTTGGGATAAGTTAA